A stretch of the Myripristis murdjan chromosome 24, fMyrMur1.1, whole genome shotgun sequence genome encodes the following:
- the rps12 gene encoding small ribosomal subunit protein eS12 has translation MAEEGIAAGGVMDVNTALPDVLKTALIHDGLARGIREAAKALDKRQAHLCVLAANCDEPMYVKLVEALCAEHQINLIKVDDNKKLGEWVGLCKIDREGKPRKVVGCSCVVIKDYGKESQAKDVIEEYFKAKK, from the exons ATGGCCGAGGAAGG CATCGCTGCCGGAGGTGTGATGGATGTCAACACCGCTCTTCCCGATGTGCTCAAGACCGCACTGATCCACGATGGCCTGGCCCGTGGTATCCGCGAGGCCGCCAAGGCTCTGGACAA GCGCCAGGCCCACCTCTGTGTCCTTGCGGCCAACTGCGACGAGCCCATGTACGTCAAGCTGGTGGAGGCCCTCTGCGCTGAGCATCAGATCAACTTGATCAAG GTTGATGACAACAAGAAGCTCGGTGAGTGGGTCGGTCTGTGCAAGATTGACCGGGAGGGCAAACCCCGCAAGGTGGTGGGCTGCAGCTGTGTCGTCATCAAG GATTATGGCAAGGAGTCTCAAGCAAAAGACGTGATTGAGGAATACTTCAAAGCCAAGAAATGA